The stretch of DNA GTCATTAGTCATTAAAAAAAGCATGAGTAATATAATAAAATCAGATATTCTCGAATATCCCATATTTATTGGAAAAGATGTTTATTCGGAATTAGAAAAATTTCTAAAAAATTATTCATCAAATAAAATATTTATTCTTGTTGATGAAAATACCGGAAAATACTGCCTTCCATTAATTCAAAAAAATGTAAGTTCATTAAGAAAAGCTGAAATCATAAAAATTAAAAGCGGCGAAAAAGGCAAGGATATTGAAGTTTGTAAAAAATTGTGGAAAGAATTAATTATTTCAAGTGCTAACAGAAACTCCTTATTAATTAATCTTGGCGGTGGTGTAATTACCGATTTAGGCGGATTTATTGCAGCAACTTTTAAAAGAGGAATGGATTTTATAAATGTCCCCACAACGCTTCTTTCAATGATTGATGCGTCAATTGGAGGAAAAACCGCAATAAATATTGACAAAATAAAAAATCAGGTTGGTGTATTTGCAAATCCTAAAGCAATTTTTATAAATCCTGATTTTTTAAAAACTCTTGCTCAAAGAGAAATAATTTCGGGATATGCCGAAATTATTAAACACGCTTTGATTTGCGATAAGGAATACTGGAAAACATTGAAAAATACCAATATTCAAAATGCTGACTGGAACTCAATTATTAAAAAATCTGTTGAAATAAAAAGCAAATTTGTAAAACTCGACCCAAAAGAAAATAACATTCGCAAAGCATTAAATTTCGGAC from Bacteroidales bacterium encodes:
- the aroB gene encoding 3-dehydroquinate synthase is translated as MSNIIKSDILEYPIFIGKDVYSELEKFLKNYSSNKIFILVDENTGKYCLPLIQKNVSSLRKAEIIKIKSGEKGKDIEVCKKLWKELIISSANRNSLLINLGGGVITDLGGFIAATFKRGMDFINVPTTLLSMIDASIGGKTAINIDKIKNQVGVFANPKAIFINPDFLKTLAQREIISGYAEIIKHALICDKEYWKTLKNTNIQNADWNSIIKKSVEIKSKFVKLDPKENNIRKALNFGHTIGHAFESYSMENDKKPLLHGEAIAAGMICEAYISTKVLNLKEKELNEITSIITHAFKQYKNFEIKKLIELMYFDKKNINKKINFTLIPEIGKYAIDNEIEENLISEALKIYKNIS